Genomic window (Cryptococcus deuterogattii R265 chromosome 7, complete sequence):
ACGCCAGTCGGCGAAGAATTAGCCTGAGACTCATCTCGTGATAAGCCGTGTTTCTTTCGTTCTCTTGAGTCTTTTCTGTTGTGTCAGAAGACAGGGCGAATGCTGATGAAATAGATGGTGTATAGATTCTGTAATGGATACGATACTGAGATACTGATGGCGGTCCGATAGATCTGGGATaggcgatgatgatagtcAGGAAATagatggaatggatgaaCGGCAGGTATATGGGGTTTCTACGAAAATTCATCTTTAGTTCCACTAAGCAACATCCCTGCTATATATTCTATAGTGGCTCACTCATCCCCTAGATCTGGTCCGCACTTAGTGGACATCCTGATTCCAGTCCACAACTCATCTTTCTCAGATCTCTGAGAAAACCGAGCCCGAGCTTATTATCACATACTGCGGGCTCGTCTCCCTAAGGAACCTATCTATGACAGAATGGGCGCTGAAACGGCCCTCTATGACTAACAAGGTAAGTGTGAGAAGCCTCATGAGACACCTTTGTGGTGGTGGACCGAGCTTCCAACGGTGAGTAATTCTGATGCAATAAAATGAACTTAGCTTATGCTATCTTCAGTTCCATTACGTcaagggagatgaggacAGCGAAGTAAGGGGCAGGCTTACTATGTCATGTAGGTGCTTGTCATGCAAAGAAAAATGCCATGACCCCTTTCACCAAATATTGCTAGCGCCTCCCTTTCTCAGACCAAAACCTGCGTTCTCAACTCGCACAAGTACCCTCCTTGGCTTCACAGCCAATATGCGACGTCgcttccatcctttttttccgATATCGCATATTGGTCAATCCTCACACTCCACctttacctcttcctcgcccaACCATATCATTAATGATTCCGGTAACGGCTAGAATTCTTCATTGATGTGAATAACCAGAACTGCGAGATAGTCAGGGGACAGGTACCAGTGGTGAAATGTGAGGCAAAGAAGGTACATAGACGACATGGAGAGCAGTATACATATCGGGGGAATGATGTGACAGCTGTTTTGAAGGGAATTAAGGAGACAGTAAGTTTAAGACCGCTTCTCAGGATtggttgaagatgattaagtattcttcctctctttcctgtACTCCGCTCTTTTAGCGTCCGTTTTCTTTTTAGTCTGCTAACACCGAAAAACAATTCATAGATGATGTCGTGCATTCCTCGCCAAGTATGTCACCGCCGAATTCGAAGATCTCTAGATTGTGCCAAGTTAGTTCCCGTTTGCAGTGTAATGGTTCCGTGAGGATTGAGGCGAGAGTTTTGGATGGAATCAAGCTTGTGCATGCTTTCAGTGAGTCCACCTTTCTCATGTTTCCCAAGATTGTAGAGTGCAGAAAAAGAACGCTTGCTAGTTGATGATGTAAGGGTATTGGTGATAGTTTTGTTTATTCTCATCGCGTTGCTGCCGAAATAACCAGTGTTGTTAGTAAGATAATCCTTGTTGCTCAGTATTAGAAAACTAGTTTTTATATGCATTATGTACCGGTTGTATTCATATGGATAGCCCGAAAACTCACAGGAAAAGTTGGAGAACTTGTAATAATAAATATAACAAAATGCAAATCTaaagaaggccaagaaTAACCACTTACATGAAGCTATCGTCATCGAATGACAACAGGATGGGAAATTTGGACCAAAGACGTCCtaaaaggcaaaaagggGTATCGCACCCGACGTTGAGTGCAGTAGTGCGTGGAGACGGGAGTGAGTAAGATTGTCTAAGGCAGAGTAATGCAACAAGCCTGCAGGCTCCTGGGGGGGAATAATTATATGAAATAAAGGCCCGACCGTCCAAAGTCGCAATCCCACCAGCCTGACAAAGCGGGAAGTGAAAAAGTGCtatgaatgatgatgaactGTGCCAACTGGCGGATGacgttgttgttgttgttgcctGGAATTGGGTGATATATTTGGTTCCGTCGTTGCAGCCATATGGAAGATGGCCGTATGTATGGATATATCGAGGGAGGTATGCATGGCGGGTGAGTGTTagagatgaggaatggTATGCGTGAGTGTATAGATGGGCATGTATGAgtatggaaaaggagaggtaGTCACTGTAGGAATAATCCCACCTCAGCAGCCACTTGCGATGGAATTTGTTGACGGGTTCTTGTTTATGCCCTGAGCTCGCTCAGAATGAGACAACCATACATTCTATTTCCCATATCCTCTTTTGATTTACTTGTTAACTCCTATTGTACACACTCACAGGCCTTCCCATACCCACTCTTGGCCGTCCCGACACTCCCAGCACTAAGACGTACAAACTCTCGCCTCgacatctctttctttgtACCACTACCGGCCACTCCCAGCGACAGATACATGGATAGATAGACTGCCCTGTATACATACGCTAGTTCTTTGCACAGACATCGAGCTTGACGGTGAGTGCCCTTATTCTCTTCTGGGGAAGTGGGAAGGCGAGTGGTGGTGATAAATGTTCCGTTTCACCAGTCAACTCCCACTGGCGGATGGAGAAAACAAGGGGACCATTAGTGGCAGCCTTTGTTTCTTCCGCTACCATAGTCATCGGCGTCTTTACATCTCCACcactttcctttttcaccATAATTAACCTTCCTTAATCTCTACCACAGCCCCTCCCAACCAAACTGTTTTTTCGTCGTGCCGTTGTATTCTGCTGCAGGACGGTTTGCTAATTAACCCCTTATTGCGGAGTAGCTCTTACATAGGAATCCGAGTTTGTAACTACGCTTTTTTCTACGCCGAAGAACCTTTCAGGAGCTTGAAGGTGAGTGCCCCTGTTGCCATTTTAGTTTTAAACTCTGTCGAGGAAGTGTGTAGCTTGTACGATGCTGGATTTGCAGTGCGTCGTTGAATGTTGTGCGCTGGTGTTGTGCGTTATGCCTTGGGCTGTTTGCGCGGCTTGAATCTTGACGCCGCACAAAAGGAGTACAAACCACCACCACTACTACAGCCACAGACAGTCAAGGTGCTTTTAGAGTACTGGATTGCGAATTACACCTTGGTGCTTTTGCTCGTACCATTGAATGgttttgtttgtttgtttgtttcAGTGCTGGAGTgtatttttcttctccaattcATTTGACCTTTTTATTTGTCACCACTGTCGCCGGCCTTCATACCTAGTCACCCCGTCTGATCAGCCGCTAACTCCATCTAGCTCTTACCTTCGGCCACTGAAGGCAACTATGCCTGGAGCTTTGACTAAGCTATACTGTAACCCCTCTCCAACTCATACATCCCCTCAGAAAACGTCATCATCCCGCTTCTATCCCACCCCTGCCTCTATGTCGCCAAACACTACTTCTAGCTCTTCCACGCTCAATtatcctccctccttcgATCCTCACCACACCTCTTCTCGGTACCCTTTGGCAACTCATTTTGCCCCTTATTCCCCCTACCGCCCTGGCGAATATGGCCGGTCCGAACGGGGTTTGGCAAGTGAGAGGACGAGAATTGAGAGGAAATTGTTTGCTGAtgggcaagaggaagatggagagacgAGAAAAGCTAGAGGAAGCTCGCCTTTGGCGCCGGCATTTGAAGCAAAGATGGTCTTGCGAAACGGTGCAAGCATTGATTTGATTTCTTGGTCAgcatttttctctttcctcgttGACCATTTGACTAGGGCTTACAACCCATATAGGCTCCGAACAAACTTCCATCATGTCCCGCCGCCACATACACCATTAGTTCCGTCCATGCCTCTTAATGGCATCCGtcacctcatcctcgaaCGCTTTCCCCGTGCCCCCGAAGCCCAAGAGATCCACAAGGCCGTTCTCGCCGCCTTCCCCCATTCTCAGTGGGACTATCCACCTCCCGAATCATCTGAACCACCTACCATTCGAGGTCTTATTTGGCACGGGAAGGATATCGTCAACGATGATGAACTCGACGATAGACCCCGTTCGACGCCGAAGGATGTTGCTACGCACAATGCCCATGGTAGAGTATCGGGGGGTATCACTACAAGCGCAAACTCAAACCCGACCTTGAAAGGAAAACAGCCGTCAAGGAGCCCGACGCAATCTACGCTCGTCTCACCCATCTCCAGCTCAAAACGACACTTACCGGATACACCTGCACGCTCAGTCTTAGAAGAGTTTGCAGAGATTGCCACATTGGCGGAGAAGACCCCCGTTAGCCGCACGAAATCCTTACCCGGAGAACCGCTCGCAGCATCCCCGGAGCAAGAAGTAGCGCATCTTACTCATAATCCATTTGAGCAAAGTATGCTTCTCAGAGGCCGAGGAAAACGACGAGCGAGTCAATCGCCTGAGCGAGGACATCGTAGACGCGCAAGTACGCCAGACAAACTTCACGGTTTGTTGGCAGCTGCAGAAGCAGTGGAGGGATCACCCATCACTTCTGTCCTCGGCCACAAACGTCGAAGGACCATTGGCGGTCCCGTACCAGCAAGGGAGCTCATGACTTTTCCTCGACGGGCAATGTCCTCTCGAGGAACCATGtcacctcctcccactcGTGGACTGGCGATGCTGCCCCACGTCGAAGAGAATATTGACTATCTCGTACCGCTAAACGATACTGCCTCTGCCGGTTCAAGGATCTCGGAGGAAGATGCAGCTTCAAATGCGTTACCTTCTATTGCTGGTGCGTCCACAGCCAGAAGGGCACCGACATCGTCTTCGACGGCATCACAGTCATCTGCGATTTCGCACCATCTTGCGTCCACTCCCGTTGCAGGGTCTTCTGGATCTATACACTCTTATCCACTCGACCACATACGTGATCACGgcctctccctttcccacgcccaccaccactcCTCAACCCAAACCCAATCTTACCCACCTAACCTCCCTCGCGTACACGCCCCCCGAACaggcggcggcggccgTAAAGTCAACGAACTTCCTACCGAAGGAGAACGACCCGGATACGATTGCAAGCCGCCCTATCCGTACCACGAAATGATTCGGCATGCGATTGAGAATGCGCCCGATAGGAAACTCCAATTGAATCAGATTTATGCAAGTATCGCGGAGAGGTTTCCGTTTTTCAAGACgttggatgagaagaagacggctGGGTGGCAGAATTCGATCAGACATAATCTTAGTTTAAAGTGAGTCCTTCTACCTCTTTTTCTGTAGCTCTGTAAAGGTACTGAGAACTGATGGTAAcccttttgcttcttgtaGGAAAATGTTTGTAAGAGTCAACAAAGTCGATGGCATACCGGACGACTCTGGCGGTAAAGGCGGTTGGTGGACAGTCATACCCGGTGTACCAGACGAAGGCCGACCGGGACGAAAAGCTAAAGCTCGTAAAGCcaagttggagaaggaagcggCTTCAAAAGAAGCAGCCTCACGTgtgggaaaggagaatgatGCCCGGGGcttggggatgggaggtGTCTTGCCCACGCCGGATGGACATGTCGTGCCCCCTGTAAGCTCTGGGACCAGTAGCGGGCTATGTCAGAATTATAACGGTCATGATCATGGGCATGATTATGGGCAAGGATTAGGGTCCGGGCATGGGCAGGGACAAGGGGCTTTACATGAGAAATGGGTAGAAGAAAATCGGGTACAAGAAGAATCGGTTGATGAACtagaggatgatgagcgCTAAGCCCAGCCATGAGTAtgaggcggaggatgagaaaatgggaaagacgatgagagaaggcggaggagaaaTTTTGTTTTGTGAAGAATCCTTGGAAGGACAAATAACAACAAAACAAACGAAAAATGGCAAACAATCGAAAATGTGTTTTTTCTACCTCTTTAAACAACCGTTTCTGTTGAGTGTATATACTGGTTCTACCTGTCATTTTTCCAGTTTAttttttctcatcttcctctctcttttatatatatctcctatctctcttcttcagcttgGAAACAAAACGAGCAAGGGCTCTCTGATGTAGGTGTAGGGTATTTTTTGAATTGATATACACAAAGGAAATGCAGTTTCACAAAATGGAAATAAAAAATAAGTGGCATGGGATGACTAGCGTGTGTTGTCCATTTATTCGGTCAGTTAGGGACTGATGCACGCATTTTCTATTTGCATGCAGTGTTTTTCACCTTAAAAACGCTCGCAAAATGTTTTTAGTTTGTGGTCACAATGGACCAAACCCAACACCGACTGGTTCCGTCTGTGTGAGCAACTTCACAAACGAAAGGTTTCAGATGGAAACGATGAACAGTCTACGTAAAACTCCCCTACAGCGATGGCTGATGTAGTGACtaatcaagaagaagaaggagagcgaAGACATAAAGCGCATGAGGAGGTATAAATTAAGAAGTATAGAGTTGCCGTTGATCCATCGTACCTGTCACCACTTATCTATAATATTAACAATCACACAACATGCACACCATTATTCGTTAGAGACGAAAACATTTGTGGTTTACTTGTTGAGACTTGCTAcgacgaagaggacgaCATGTCGACTTTCGCTGGGGACACCGCCTCTTTGGAAATTGAACAAGATGTCAACCGAATGATCTAGGTTGAAAAAGTAACGAAGTACCTTGAAATATGCCATCACATTCGTTCCAAAGCTAGCCAACCAAATGGCTGCCGAAGATTTTACTTCTGTCAATATGAATTTTTGCCAACCCCTCGGCTAATCTATTGCACAGTCTACACTTTTGAATCCCAGACATCGACATGGGCGAGAATGGTGTTCTACCATTGTATCTATAGGTGCTtaaaggaaaaagaaggtaCTCGATTAAGATTCATAATACTTAATAGTCAGTATGCTAAGGCGAATCTGCCAATGGTACGTAGCCCTTTGACCAACAGCAGGATTTTGATTTGGGTGAACGTTAGTCGACATGGGCGTTATAGTTTACATATACATTTGTGAGTGGGTAGATGGAGATAGTATGTAGGCATAAGTTGGGTCTTGGCTACCGAAGTGCTTGGAAACCGAATAAACTAAATCCATACACACTATGGAAGTCAAATCTAGAGAAAATTTAATTGAAAGATCCTAATCATACATGATGATCTTCTGTAGGCATATCACGGGAGGTATTGCCAGGGTGagatcctcttcttcgtttaCCGGTATATACTTCATGACTACCCGTGCAGATCGTTTCCTCGTGAACATGTTCACCAACCGCCTGAAGAACTTTCGGGCTCCTTGACAGCCGATTTCTCCTTGGGATTGATCGCTTCTTCCACACCACTTGCCTCTCTTGCCCCTCCCCGTCCGTCGCTGTCACCTTCCCGTGGGTCACTGTGCcctgtctcttcttcccctccattctcctcttcttcttccatacCAATATCCTCCAGCACACCCGccacctcatcttcttccgaagGCGGAACCTCCAACAAATACCTTTTTACGTCAAGCAActtacccttctccacacAATCTGAAATCCATTCTTCAGAGACCACTACTCTCCATTCCTGTCCTCGCACTGATCGCACAGCTTCAATATGATCCGGGTTAGTTATACGGGAAGAAAGGGGTAaagggaggatgaggaatcCAGCGAGGGTTGGGGAGGTGAGAATACCGCCGCCAGCGTGCTACGATTACAGATGCGGAGAAGGGATTTCAGCGTTATGGATAAAACAAGAAGGATatggggaaaagaaacaCATGGATAGACAGGGATATGGGAGAGGGGAAAGGGCTTACAGTGATGACGATCTCCAGTATTCGGACCCTTGGCCCACCGTATACCCAGAAGCTCAGTGGTACTGCACCCGCCACCGTAAATAGCCCTGCACCTTGTGTCTCACCCAAGtgttctttcccttttcctttatcAGTACTTTCAATTTTCCCCGTTTGTGTATCATTCCGATCAACTTCAATTTggtccttctctttctctcgcGTTGGTACTGATAGTTGATCAGCAGTGGTCGAGCTGGAAGCCAAAGTCTGACCAGTGAATGAAGTTGAACGATTGCATGAACTCAATGAcggagaggagatgggcgGCATGCGCAAGAATAAAGGGAATGGGATACTGGTATTGGCGTCAGGGCGTATAGAAGGGACGTGGGCAAATTGGCCGGAAAGTGGGAGTATTGTTTGCTCATGCTCGGTAGATGGTCCGGCACCATGGTCAGAGCTTGTCGTTATGGACTGCAGAGGTTATAGAGGCTGCAAAAGCTGGAATGGCCGGACCGAAGCGTTTGACGAAGAtaatgatgacgatgaagcTGGTACGTGGGAGGACGGTGAATGAAACTGCACTGACCCATCAGTCATAAGTGGTAAACCTTGTTCGTTGGAAGCGCCAGGGGTAGTCAACGCATCAGGGATAGAAACAGGGCCGAGCGTATTGGCTTGTGGAAAGGGCAGAGATGAAGGTAAATGGGGGAAACAGGCGGTTGCAAACTTGCGGAAGGGTGACCAAGGTGGCCACCTTGAATAGCCTGACCGAGTTTCGCGCGTCCAGGTCGAGCAGGATAGACAGGTGAAGACAAAGAGTCAACAGCTGGTAATGAGGGATGAGATGATCCCGGAGACGAGGGGAATGTCTCAGCCTCAGTTTTGGATGTGACAGGTGATCCAATCCGAGACAAAAGGTTGTTTGAATCGAAAGCATCTCTTGATGTTTCTTCATCCTGAGGTGTGGATACGGACGGTGATCCAATGCGCgcgagaagagagggtggagcagaagcagcagcagagacggtgggaagggaaatTTTACTTGCCCGGGAAGGTCCACTtgcaagagaaggatcaAAAGTCACTCTATTCCGATTTTAGCT
Coding sequences:
- a CDS encoding forkhead transcription factor 3 codes for the protein MPGALTKLYCNPSPTHTSPQKTSSSRFYPTPASMSPNTTSSSSTLNYPPSFDPHHTSSRYPLATHFAPYSPYRPGEYGRSERGLASERTRIERKLFADGQEEDGETRKARGSSPLAPAFEAKMVLRNGASIDLISWLRTNFHHVPPPHTPLVPSMPLNGIRHLILERFPRAPEAQEIHKAVLAAFPHSQWDYPPPESSEPPTIRGLIWHGKDIVNDDELDDRPRSTPKDVATHNAHGRVSGGITTSANSNPTLKGKQPSRSPTQSTLVSPISSSKRHLPDTPARSVLEEFAEIATLAEKTPVSRTKSLPGEPLAASPEQEVAHLTHNPFEQSMLLRGRGKRRASQSPERGHRRRASTPDKLHGLLAAAEAVEGSPITSVLGHKRRRTIGGPVPARELMTFPRRAMSSRGTMSPPPTRGLAMLPHVEENIDYLVPLNDTASAGSRISEEDAASNALPSIAGASTARRAPTSSSTASQSSAISHHLASTPVAGSSGSIHSYPLDHIRDHGLSLSHAHHHSSTQTQSYPPNLPRVHAPRTGGGGRKVNELPTEGERPGYDCKPPYPYHEMIRHAIENAPDRKLQLNQIYASIAERFPFFKTLDEKKTAGWQNSIRHNLSLKKMFVRVNKVDGIPDDSGGKGGWWTVIPGVPDEGRPGRKAKARKAKLEKEAASKEAASRVGKENDARGLGMGGVLPTPDGHVVPPVSSGTSSGLCQNYNGHDHGHDYGQGLGSGHGQGQGALHEKWVEENRVQEESVDELEDDER